The Altererythrobacter sp. H2 genomic sequence CTTCGACCACTCGGCCACCGCTCCTATTCCCCGACGCTCCGGCAGCAACGCGGCGGTGCATCGGGAAGCGGCGCGGATAGCGGGGCAATCGCTCTTTCGCAAGGCGCATTCCGGTGGCAGACTGCAGTGCATGATCCGCACCCTTGCCAGCGCGCTTGCGCTCACCGCCGCCTTCTGGGCTCCCCTCCCCCTCACCGCACAGGACGCCTCGCCCTCAAGTAGCGAAGTGGTAGGGCAAACACGGGCTCCCGCACTGGCCCCTGGCGAAATCATCGCTCAGGCCAGGGCAGAGGAGTGGGTGGCGATCCCGGCAGAAGATCTGCTGGTCATGACCCTCGCCCCCGATACGGACGGCAATCCGCGGCAGGTGGTGATCCAGCTGGTGCCCGCGCCCTTCAGTCAGGGCTGGGTCCACAACATCCGCCTGTTCGCGCGCAGCGGCTGGTATGACGGAATTTCGGTCAACCGGGTGCAGGACAATTACGTCACCCAGTGGGGCGATCCCAATTACGACAATCCCGAAGCGACGGGGGAGGCGAAGAAGCTGCCCGAGGGGCTGAAGGTGATGGGCGAGGCAGAGTATACCGCCAGCCTTGACGAATGGCAGAACCGCAATGCCGAACGCAACAGGGCACGACAGGACAAGGAAGCGGCGGGTCTCGTGCTGCGGCCCGCAGAAACAGCCCCCTACCCCGCGTGGCTCAGCACCGATGCCTACGCCAACAACGTGAATTTTTATGACGGCTGGCCGGTCGCCACTGTGTGGAGGGACAGCTTTCCGCAGCAGTGGTGGCCCGTCCACTGCTACGGCATGGTCGGCGTGGGGCGGAACTATTCGCCGGATACCGGCTCAGGCGCGGAGCTCTACACCGTAATCGGCCATGCGCCGCGCCACCTCGATCGCAACATTGCGCTGGTCGGGCGGGTGATCGAGGGGATGGAGCACCTCTCCTCGCTCCCGCGCGGCAAGGGCGAGCTGGGGTTCTATGCCGAGGATGAATTCGACAAGCGCACCCCGATCCTGACCGTGCGCGTGGCGAGCGACCACGCGGCTACGGACACGGCCTCAAGCAGCGAAGCGGTAGGCCAGCAAACACGCCCAAGGTTCGAATATCTCTCCACCGAGGGCGAGACATTTGCCCGCTATGCCGAGGCCCGTGCCAACCGGCGCGATCCGTTCTTCATCGCGCCCGCCGGGGGAGCCGACATCTGCAACATCCCGGTGCCGGTGCGCCGGGTTGCGGAGTGATATTTGGTTCACGCAGAGGCGCAGAGAAGACAGGGAGACGCGGAGAAGAAGTATGCGACGAAGCCGCAGTATGGTTCACACGAAGCCACGAAGAATGCAGTACGGATGCCAACCAGCCTGCCCTCTTCGTGGCTTCGTGTGAGAAAAATGCCGCTGTGCGGCGGGCCCAATCCCTCAGCGTCTCCCTGTCTTCTCTGCGTCTCTGCGTGAAACCCGAATGAGCGACACCCTCTCCCTCACTGCCAACCTCACCCGCTGGCAGGGTGAGCGCGGCACCTATCACCTGATCGTCATCACCGGAGCCCCGGCCGAGGCGCTGGCGATGCACGCGCGGCTGCAGAGGCTCGAATACGGGCGCCAGCGCGGGTTCGGCTCGGTCAAGGTTGTCGCGAAGATCGGCGACACGGCGTGGAACACCTCGGTGTTCCCGCAGAACAAGTCCTCGCGCTCAAGCAGCGAAGCGTTAGCGCATAAAGAGCGTGAATGGGTGCTGCTGCTCAACCGCAAGGTGATGCGGGCTGAGGGGCTGGCGGAAGGGGATCCAGTCAGGCTCGAACTGGGGCTACCCTAGATCCGCTCCGCCTGTGCGATCGCATCGCTGGCGCGCAGGGCGCTGAGGATGCGGGTGAGGTGGGCGAGATCCTGCACTTCCAGATCAACTTCGTAGCCGGAGAAGGGATGCTCTTTCTGCACGTGGAGCAGCGTTTTCACGTTGGCCAGGTTCTGGGCGAAGATGCCGGCCATTTCTGCCAGCGTGCCGGGCCGGTCATAGAGCGTCACCCGCAGCCGCCCGACCGCGCCGATGCTTTGCTTGCCCCAGGAAAGGTCAAGCCAGTCGGCATCGATGCCACTGGCAAGCTCGATGCAGTCGATCGCGTGGACCTCCACCCGCTTGCCCGGCAGGCGCAGTCCGACGATCCTGTCACCCGGAACGGGATG encodes the following:
- a CDS encoding peptidylprolyl isomerase, with the translated sequence MIRTLASALALTAAFWAPLPLTAQDASPSSSEVVGQTRAPALAPGEIIAQARAEEWVAIPAEDLLVMTLAPDTDGNPRQVVIQLVPAPFSQGWVHNIRLFARSGWYDGISVNRVQDNYVTQWGDPNYDNPEATGEAKKLPEGLKVMGEAEYTASLDEWQNRNAERNRARQDKEAAGLVLRPAETAPYPAWLSTDAYANNVNFYDGWPVATVWRDSFPQQWWPVHCYGMVGVGRNYSPDTGSGAELYTVIGHAPRHLDRNIALVGRVIEGMEHLSSLPRGKGELGFYAEDEFDKRTPILTVRVASDHAATDTASSSEAVGQQTRPRFEYLSTEGETFARYAEARANRRDPFFIAPAGGADICNIPVPVRRVAE
- a CDS encoding DUF1905 domain-containing protein, with amino-acid sequence MSDTLSLTANLTRWQGERGTYHLIVITGAPAEALAMHARLQRLEYGRQRGFGSVKVVAKIGDTAWNTSVFPQNKSSRSSSEALAHKEREWVLLLNRKVMRAEGLAEGDPVRLELGLP